GCCGCCCCACAATCGCCCGCCGAGTTCCGTTCCCCTTCACGCCATGACCGACCTGTCCGCCTTCCCCATCACCCGCAAGTGGCCGGCCCGCCACCCCGACCGGCTGCAGCTGTATTCGCTGCCCACGCCCAACGGCGTGAAGGTGTCGATCGCGCTGGAGGAGACCGGCCTGCCCTACGAGCCGCACCTGGTGCGCTTCGACCGCGACGACCAGATGACGCCGGAGTTCCTGTCGCTGAACCCGAACAACAAGATCCCGGCCATCCTCGACCCGCAGGGGCCGGACGGCCGGCCGTTCACGCTGTTCGAATCGGGCGCCATCCTGGTCTACCTGGCGGGCAAGACGGGGCAGCTGATGCCCGCCGACACCGCCGGCCGCTACCAGTGCCTGCAGTGGGTGATGTTCCAGATGGGCGGCATCGGGCCGATGTTCGGCCAGGTGGGCTTCTTCCATAAGTTCGCCGGCAAGGACTACGAGGACAAGCGGCCGCGCGACCGCTACGTCGCCGAGTCGCGGCGGCTGCTCGGCGTGCTCGACGGGCACCTGAAGGGCAAGGACTGGATCCTCGGCAAGGCGTATTCGATCGCCGACATCG
The sequence above is a segment of the Aquabacterium sp. J223 genome. Coding sequences within it:
- a CDS encoding glutathione S-transferase N-terminal domain-containing protein; its protein translation is MTDLSAFPITRKWPARHPDRLQLYSLPTPNGVKVSIALEETGLPYEPHLVRFDRDDQMTPEFLSLNPNNKIPAILDPQGPDGRPFTLFESGAILVYLAGKTGQLMPADTAGRYQCLQWVMFQMGGIGPMFGQVGFFHKFAGKDYEDKRPRDRYVAESRRLLGVLDGHLKGKDWILGKAYSIADIATFPWIRNLAGFYGAGELVGFDDFKQVRRVLTAFLERPAVQRGLEIPQRPA